In one window of Pseudodesulfovibrio sp. S3 DNA:
- a CDS encoding cupin domain-containing protein translates to MKKIELYNEHGFKDLTFSNYLVHESEFMKVINFNFKAGQKLPVHSHDLEGELTLTILEGEGEFLAADGASMPAHPGDVLVSDIAEPHGVRAITDMRVLVTIAPPI, encoded by the coding sequence ATGAAGAAGATTGAATTATATAACGAACATGGTTTCAAGGACTTGACGTTCTCTAACTACCTGGTACACGAGTCTGAGTTCATGAAGGTGATTAATTTCAACTTCAAGGCCGGACAGAAGCTTCCCGTACATTCTCACGATCTGGAAGGGGAACTGACCCTGACCATCCTGGAAGGTGAGGGCGAGTTCCTTGCAGCGGACGGTGCAAGCATGCCCGCCCACCCTGGTGATGTATTGGTTTCGGATATTGCCGAGCCTCATGGCGTTCGGGCCATAACGGACATGCGTGTCCTTGTAACCATAGCCCCTCCGATCTGA
- a CDS encoding 4Fe-4S binding protein: protein MISKRKMITINEELCNGCGQCVPSCEEGALAIVDGKARLVKEIYCDGLGACLGDCPTGALKVEVREADDFDPDAVARHLKAQGRTVPKHMPDPESLRLDKPGKTPGRGGCPGAALKTMTPCGQANIPTTQPAGGSALSHWPVQLRLVPPTAPFLKGADLLLTADCVPVAMPSYHGEYVPNRVVLMGCPKFDNQMEYIEKLAEIIAENNLNSITVMEMEVPCCASMSVILREAVKRAGSAVDTVRVTVARTGAVLETVPLNFEV, encoded by the coding sequence ATGATAAGTAAAAGAAAAATGATCACCATCAATGAGGAATTGTGTAATGGCTGCGGCCAGTGCGTACCTTCCTGCGAAGAAGGGGCCTTGGCAATCGTTGACGGCAAGGCCAGACTGGTCAAGGAGATTTATTGCGACGGCTTGGGCGCGTGTTTGGGCGATTGTCCCACTGGTGCGCTTAAGGTGGAGGTCCGCGAGGCGGATGATTTCGATCCCGATGCCGTTGCCCGGCACCTGAAAGCCCAGGGACGGACTGTGCCGAAGCACATGCCGGATCCCGAGAGCCTGCGGCTGGACAAGCCGGGCAAGACACCCGGGCGCGGCGGTTGTCCAGGGGCGGCCTTGAAAACCATGACTCCGTGTGGGCAGGCCAATATCCCCACGACACAGCCTGCGGGCGGTTCTGCGTTGTCCCATTGGCCTGTACAACTCCGGCTTGTGCCGCCCACTGCGCCGTTTCTCAAGGGAGCCGACCTGCTGCTGACAGCGGATTGTGTGCCTGTGGCAATGCCGTCCTACCATGGTGAGTATGTACCCAATCGAGTGGTGCTCATGGGCTGCCCGAAATTTGATAACCAGATGGAATATATCGAGAAACTTGCAGAGATCATAGCCGAAAACAATCTCAATTCAATTACCGTCATGGAGATGGAGGTGCCATGTTGTGCGTCGATGAGTGTCATATTGCGCGAAGCGGTCAAGCGGGCTGGCAGTGCCGTCGACACGGTGCGCGTGACCGTGGCCCGCACCGGTGCTGTGCTGGAAACCGTTCCGTTGAATTTTGAAGTATAA
- a CDS encoding 4Fe-4S binding protein, with product MKTATTNRYLLIFPALALLLLSAHALRQGDYGLSISFAALVGLLLTRQAWVRMLVVAALVWGGYIWANATVEFISFRQAFGAPWQRLASIMAGVILLDGLALAVMLGNRMRTYFHAGAQWAVPRAVLFMLTASGLAMIRSMTPFPMLLADRYLIGWGWLEIFGLALYAQWIGNLMLSPKGHRKYRPRIWEFFSVLFFLQLGLGLLGMDRMLMTGSLHLPVPALIAAGPVFRGSGFFMLILFGVTVMLVGSAWCSHLCYIGAWDDAMSSIGPRPAHSSVIGRLSMIGRGATLLLVLITAWILRWAGVPGITAVWFGVAFGLAGVGIMAFISRKSGMMVHCTAYCPMGLVGNLFGRISPWRIRIDADCTRCGACYSKCRYNALDEHRMELGSPALSCTLCGDCVSACAHQQIGYAFPGLSKETARTVFIVLVVSLHAIFVGVARM from the coding sequence ATGAAGACCGCAACAACAAATCGATACCTCTTGATTTTCCCTGCCTTGGCCTTGCTGCTTTTGAGCGCGCATGCCCTCAGGCAAGGCGATTACGGTTTGAGTATTTCCTTTGCAGCTCTGGTCGGACTTTTGTTAACCCGTCAGGCGTGGGTGCGCATGCTCGTGGTGGCAGCGCTTGTGTGGGGCGGGTACATCTGGGCGAACGCCACTGTGGAATTCATCTCTTTCCGCCAGGCTTTCGGGGCTCCGTGGCAGCGGCTCGCCTCCATCATGGCGGGTGTGATCCTTCTTGACGGTCTGGCCCTGGCCGTGATGCTGGGCAATCGTATGCGGACATATTTCCATGCGGGGGCGCAGTGGGCCGTGCCGCGCGCAGTCCTTTTCATGCTTACCGCCTCGGGGTTGGCCATGATCAGGAGCATGACGCCTTTTCCGATGCTGCTGGCTGACCGCTATCTGATCGGGTGGGGGTGGTTGGAAATATTCGGATTGGCTCTGTATGCCCAGTGGATCGGAAACCTCATGCTCTCGCCCAAGGGACACAGGAAGTACCGTCCTCGTATCTGGGAATTCTTTTCTGTGCTGTTTTTCCTGCAACTGGGGCTTGGCCTGCTCGGCATGGACCGGATGCTCATGACCGGCAGCCTGCATCTTCCGGTCCCGGCTTTGATCGCGGCTGGTCCGGTCTTTCGCGGCAGCGGCTTCTTCATGCTCATCCTGTTCGGCGTCACAGTGATGCTGGTCGGTTCGGCCTGGTGCAGTCATCTGTGCTACATAGGGGCCTGGGACGATGCCATGAGCAGCATTGGGCCGCGTCCGGCCCATTCTTCCGTGATTGGTCGTCTGAGCATGATTGGACGCGGGGCTACACTGTTGCTGGTCCTGATCACCGCCTGGATTCTGCGTTGGGCAGGCGTGCCCGGCATCACGGCCGTTTGGTTCGGAGTAGCTTTCGGGCTGGCAGGTGTGGGGATCATGGCGTTTATTTCCCGTAAGAGCGGAATGATGGTACACTGTACTGCCTATTGCCCCATGGGGTTGGTTGGGAATCTCTTTGGCAGGATTTCGCCTTGGCGCATTCGCATCGATGCGGATTGCACCCGGTGCGGTGCCTGCTACTCGAAGTGCCGCTACAACGCATTGGACGAGCATAGGATGGAATTGGGCAGCCCGGCTCTTTCCTGTACCTTGTGCGGCGATTGTGTTTCGGCTTGTGCGCATCAGCAGATCGGATACGCTTTTCCGGGCCTTTCAAAAGAAACTGCCAGGACCGTGTTCATAGTCCTGGTCGTCAGTCTTCACGCCATTTTTGTCGGCGTGGCAAGAATGTAA